A genomic region of Gemmatimonadota bacterium contains the following coding sequences:
- a CDS encoding aminotransferase class V-fold PLP-dependent enzyme, with the protein MGIYEDIGVRPVINAIGTATRYGGALLDPEIMETMRVASREFCPLDELHEKAGEKVAGMLGVEAAYVTASAACGLVITTAACMTGTDQDRIRQLPDTTGMRDEVVVQKTHRIAYDQAIRLTGAKLIELDDSDGPPVEAMQAAIGDGARAAAVFYLGKNFKNANAVPLEQTVAMAHAADVPVIVDAASECPPVSTLTRFTEAGADLVIFSGGKSLQGPQSTGLIVGRKDLISACAVNGTPFATVGRPMKVSREEIFAFIKALEIYLNRDHGADATGWEEKVRYIEEELAGIPHVSLSRLDPEETYAVPQLMVTIESETGISGDDAVKALLDGNPRIIVQERGEEGFSINPHNLQDGQERIVAARCREVLTGG; encoded by the coding sequence ATGGGCATATATGAAGATATCGGCGTTAGGCCGGTCATAAACGCCATTGGCACGGCTACGCGTTACGGAGGCGCCCTCCTGGACCCGGAAATCATGGAGACCATGCGCGTGGCATCCCGGGAGTTCTGTCCCCTGGACGAACTGCACGAGAAAGCCGGGGAGAAAGTCGCAGGAATGCTCGGCGTGGAAGCGGCTTACGTCACCGCCAGCGCCGCGTGCGGACTGGTCATCACCACCGCGGCCTGCATGACGGGGACGGATCAGGACAGAATACGCCAGTTGCCGGACACGACGGGCATGCGTGACGAGGTGGTCGTCCAGAAGACGCACCGGATCGCCTACGACCAGGCCATTCGGCTGACCGGCGCGAAGCTGATAGAACTTGACGATTCGGACGGTCCACCGGTGGAGGCCATGCAGGCCGCCATCGGCGACGGAGCACGTGCGGCGGCGGTCTTCTATCTGGGCAAGAACTTCAAAAACGCCAATGCCGTCCCGTTGGAACAGACTGTGGCCATGGCCCATGCCGCGGACGTGCCCGTCATCGTCGACGCCGCCTCGGAATGTCCGCCGGTGTCCACGCTGACCCGGTTCACGGAGGCCGGCGCCGACCTGGTCATATTCAGCGGCGGCAAGAGCCTCCAGGGCCCGCAGTCGACGGGCCTCATTGTCGGGCGGAAGGACCTGATCAGCGCCTGCGCGGTGAACGGAACACCCTTCGCGACGGTCGGCCGGCCGATGAAGGTGAGCCGGGAGGAGATCTTCGCGTTCATCAAGGCCCTCGAGATCTACCTGAACCGGGACCATGGGGCGGATGCGACGGGCTGGGAAGAAAAGGTGCGCTACATCGAAGAGGAACTGGCCGGCATACCCCACGTTTCCCTCAGCCGGCTCGATCCGGAGGAAACCTACGCCGTGCCCCAGCTCATGGTTACCATCGAGTCGGAAACCGGTATATCCGGGGACGATGCGGTGAAAGCACTGCTCGACGGCAATCCCAGGATCATCGTGCAGGAAAGGGGCGAGGAAGGATTCTCCATCAATCCCCATAACCTGCAGGACGGCCAGGAACGGATCGTGGCGGCACGGTGCCGCGAGGTGCTTACAGGCGGGTAG